A single region of the Musa acuminata AAA Group cultivar baxijiao chromosome BXJ1-11, Cavendish_Baxijiao_AAA, whole genome shotgun sequence genome encodes:
- the LOC103972506 gene encoding putative ABC transporter C family member 15 has translation MSWLLVTLYATYCKQKRAGASCSWPLVLVSWWVFSSLLDLISISVYLISLWNKTSLRNTIPAASIVEFTSFPISVFLCFTALFMCSSKTNLDLKQYLLLNDEDCAGRDNFSRAGFWSRLTFRWMNPVFEKGRAERLELSHIPRVPPSETAESSFSFLQESLRDQKTESASLLKAIIHAVWRPLAVNAVFAGLNTFSSYIGPFLITNFVEFISGEDSSHGHYYGYILACLFFFAKTVESLTQRHWYFGTRQIGVRVRAALMVAIYNKSLLMKHSGRSMGKIINFLDVDVERIGDFFWYIHGIWLLPVQVSLALLILYRNLGAVASFSALAVTILVMVSNTPLANLQERLHSKIMEAKDSRIKATAETLKCMRILKLHSWETAYLNKLLQLRDVERSWLRRYLYTCSAIAFLFWASPTLVLVIAFGVCILVNTPLTAGTVLSALATFRILQEPIYNLPELVTMITQTKVSIDRIQDFIKEEEQKQLRPSYKMKTSGIAVEIEPGEYNWDADSKSKKPTLKINKRIQIMRGEKIAVCGTVGSGKSSFLCSIMGEISRTNGRRISVFGSRAYVPQSAWIQTGTIQENVLFGKEMDRRWYQQVLEACALDRDIGNWADGDSTVVGERGINLSGGQKQRIQLARAIYSNADIYLLDDPFSAVDAHTGTHLFKECLMGLLSSKTVIYVTHQLEFIDAADLILVLRDGKVVQSGKYEDLLKDTNGDLVQQIAAHNQSLSQVSPSKEHGLLMSTRYRMKQKDLREVKYFENSGISELAERSCEEEREFGRVKWHVYHTFMTSAYKGAFVPVLLLCQILFQGFQMGSNYWVAWATQKEAQVSREQLIGIFVLLSAGSSMFILGRAVLLATIAIETAQQLFLEMITSILRAPMSFFDSTPSSRILNRSSTDQSTVDTDIPYRLAGLIFALVQLLCIIILMTQVAWPVLILFIIVFAISIWYQNYYISAARELARMVGIRKAPILHHFSESLAGAATIRCFNQEERFSKRNLTLIDDYSRITFHNYATMEWLSVRINFLFNLVFFAMLTILVSMPRNDIDPSLAGLAATYGLNLNVLQAWVIWNLCNVENKMISVERILQFSVIPSEAPLVIEHFRAQQGWPTSGTIELDDLKVRYSPNLPMVLKGINCTFPGGKKIGVVGRTGSGKSTLIQALFRVLEPSSGRIVIDGIDISQIGLHDLRSRLSIIPQEPTLFQGTVRTNLDPLQQHPDSEIWEALYKCRLGEIVKQDQRLLDAPVAEDGENWSVGQRQLVCLARVLLKRRRILVLDEATASVDTATDNFIQKTIREETSNCTTITVAHRIPTVIDSDLVLVLDEGKILEFSSPQDLLKDESSAFSRLVVDFLGRSKNHHAELELE, from the exons ATGTCATGGCTTCTGGTAACTCTCTATGCAACTTACTGCAAGCAAAAAAGAGCAGGAGCAAGCTGCAGTTGGCCTCTAGTGCTCGTTTCCTGGTGGGTCTTCTCTAGCTTACTTGATCTCATCTCCATCTCGGTCTACCTCATCAGCCTTTGGAACAAAACATCATTGCGTAATACTATTCCAGCTGCAAGCATTGTGGAGTTCACTTCCTTCCCCATATCTGTTTTCCTCTGCTTCACTGCTCTTTTCATGTGTTCCTCGAAGACAAATCTGGACCTGAAACAATATCTACTATTGAATGACGAAGATTGTGCCGGTAGAGATAACTTCTCCAGAGCTGGCTTCTGGAGCCGCCTCACATTTCGATGGATGAATCCAGTCTTTGAGAAGGGTCGAGCTGAAAGGCTCGAGCTTTCACATATACCCAGAGTTCCTCCATCTGAGACTGCAGAaagttccttttcttttttgcagGAATCACTTCGTGACCAGAAAACCGAATCAGCTTCACTTTTGAAAGCAATCATTCATGCTGTTTGGAGGCCTTTGGCTGTGAATGCAGTCTTTGCTG GCCTCAACACATTTTCTTCCTACATCGGTCCTTTCCTGATCACCAACTTTGTGGAATTTATCTCTGGGGAAGATTCCAGCCATGGACACTACTACGGGTACATACTGGCTTGTCTATTCTTTTTTGCAAAGACAGTGGAATCACTAACTCAACGGCACTGGTACTTCGGTACACGCCAAATCGGTGTACGGGTTCGAGCAGCCCTTATGGTAGCCATTTATAACAAGTCTCTTCTGATGAAGCACTCCGGCAGGAGCATGGGAAAGATAATAAATTTCCTCGATGTAGATGTAGAAAGGATCGGTGACTTCTTCTGGTATATACACGGTATTTGGTTGCTCCCCGTCCAGGTCTCTTTGGCTCTACTTATTCTTTACAGAAATCTTGGTGCAGTAGCCTCATTCTCGGCACTAGCTGTGACAATCCTAGTGATGGTGAGTAACACACCACTGGCAAATCTACAGGAGAGGCTCCACTCTAAGATCATGGAAGCAAAAGACTCGAGGATCAAAGCGACAGCAGAGACATTAAAATGCATGAGGATATTGAAACTGCATTCCTGGGAAACCGCTTACTTGAACAAGCTCCTCCAACTTAGAGATGTGGAGAGGAGTTGGCTCAGGAGATATCTCTACACATGCTCTGCTATTGCCTTCCTGTTCTGGGCATCTCCAACTTTGGTTTTGGTCATTGCCTTCGGTGTCTGCATTTTGGTGAATACACCCCTGACTGCTGGCACAGTCCTCTCAGCTCTAGCGACATTCAGAATCCTACAAGAGCCAATTTATAATCTTCCTGAGCTTGTCACCATGATCACGCAAACAAAAGTATCGATCGACAGAATCCAGGACTTCATAAAAGAAGAGGAACAGAAGCAGTTGAGGCCAAGCTACAAAATGAAAACCTCAGGCATTGCTGTAGAGATTGAGCCTGGCGAATACAACTGGGATGCTGATTCTAAATCGAAAAAACCCACACTCAAGATTAATAAGAGGATTCAGATCATGAGAGGAGAAAAGATAGCAGTGTGTGGGACTGTTGGATCAGGTAAATCAAGTTTCCTGTGTAGTATCATGGGAGAAATTTCGAGAACTAATGGCAGAAGAATTAGTGTCTTTGGGTCAAGAGCATATGTTCCACAAAGTGCTTGGATCCAGACTGGAACAATTCAAGAAAATGTGTTATTTGGGAAGGAGATGGATAGGAGATGGTACCAGCAAGTGTTGGAAGCTTGTGCTTTGGATAGAGATATTGGAAACTGGGCTGATGGGGACTCAACTGTGGTGGGAGAGAGGGGTATTAATTTGAGTGGAGGGCAGAAGCAGAGGATTCAACTGGCAAGAGCAATCTATAGCAATGCAGATATCTATTTGTTGGATGATCCCTTCAGTGCTGTCGATGCACACACTGGCACGCACCTCTTTAAG GAATGTTTAATGGGGCTATTGTCCAGTAAGACCGTCATTTATGTCACGCATCAACTGGAATTCATAGATGCAGCAGATCTAATTCTG GTATTGAGAGATGGAAAGGTGGTCCAGTCTGGTAAGTATGAAGATCTGCTGAAGGACACTAATGGGGACCTTGTACAGCAAATAGCTGCACATAATCAGTCATTAAGTCAAGTCAGTCCATCAAAAGAACATGGTCTATTGATGAGCACCAGATATAGGATGAAGCAAAAGGATCTTAGAGAAGTAAAATATTTTGAGAATAGTGGAATCTCCGAGCTTGCAGAGAGATCATGTGAAGAAGAAAGGGAATTTGGAAGAGTGAAATGGCATGTTTATCACACCTTTATGACTTCAGCATATAAAGGAGCTTTTGTCCCGGTACTACTATTATGTCAAATTCTCTTCCAGGGTTTCCAGATGGGCAGCAACTACTGGGTTGCTTGGGCAACCCAAAAGGAGGCTCAAGTTAGTAGAGAACAACTAATTGGAATTTTTGTTCTACTGTCTGCCGGCAGCTCAATGTTTATCTTAGGAAGGGCAGTTCTGCTTGCAACCATTGCAATTGAAACAGCTCAGCAGCTATTTCTTGAAATGATAACAAGCATTTTAAGAGCACCCATGTCATTTTTTGACTCAACACCTTCCAGTCGCATTCTTAACAGG TCCTCAACAGACCAAAGCACTGTTGACACAGATATTCCATACAGACTGGCTGGGTTGATATTTGCACTTGTTCAGCTTCTTTGCATCATCATTCTCATGACTCAAGTGGCCTGGCCAGTACTCATTCTCTTCATTATCGTATTTGCAATCTCCATCTGGTATCAG AATTACTACATCAGTGCTGCTAGAGAATTAGCTAGAATGGTTGGAATTCGAAAAGCTCCTATCCTCCACCATTTTTCTGAATCACTTGCTGGAGCTGCTACCATTCGATGTTTCAATCAGGAAGAGCGCTTTTCTAAAAGGAACCTCACATTGATTGATGATTATTCTCGAATTACCTTTCACAACTATGCAACTATGGAATGGCTATCAGTTCGAATCAACTTTCTATTCAACCTTGTATTCTTTGCAATGTTAACCATCTTGGTCTCCATGCCCAGAAATGATATTGATCCAA GCCTTGCAGGACTTGCTGCAACATATGGTTTGAACCTAAATGTACTACAAGCTTGGGTTATATGGAACCTCTGCAATGTAGAGAACAAGATGATCTCTGTCGAGAGAATTCTGCAATTCTCAGTCATACCTAGTGAGGCTCCTTTGGTAATTGAGCACTTCAGAGCACAACAAGGCTGGCCCACATCTGGAACCATTGAACTTGATGATCTCAAGGTTCGTTACAGCCCTAATCTTCCTATGGTCCTAAAAGGTATCAATTGCACTTTCCCTGGGGgaaagaaaattggagttgtAGGCAGGACAGGAAGTGGAAAGTCGACGCTCATCCAAGCTCTTTTCAGAGTATTAGAACCATCATCAGGAAGGATTGTGATTGATGGCATAGATATTAGCCAAATTGGTCTCCATGATTTGAGATCTAGGTTGAGCATAATTCCACAAGAACCAACACTTTTTCAGGGAACTGTGAGGACAAACTTGGATCCTCTGCAGCAGCATCCAGACTCCGAAATCTGGGAG GCACTCTATAAATGTCGACTTGGAGAGATAGTAAAACAAGATCAGAGACTGCTTGATGCACCAG TTGCAGAAGATGGAGAGAATTGGAGTGTTGGGCAGAGGCAACTGGTTTGCCTGGCAAGAGTACTGCTGAAAAGGAGGAGGATTCTAGTTTTGGATGAGGCCACAGCTTCAGTAGACACCGCAACCGATAATTTTATTCAGAAGACCATAAGAGAAGAAACCAGTAACTGCACTACCATTACAGTGGCACATCGAATACCCACTGTCATTGACAGTGATCTGGTTCTGGTGCTCGATGAAG GGAAAATTTTGGAGTTTAGTTCTCCTCAAGATCTTCTAAAAGATGAATCATCAGCATTCTCAAGATTGGTGGTGGATTTCCTGGGGAGGTCCAAGAACCATCATGCAGAACTTGAATTAGAGTAA
- the LOC135597831 gene encoding uncharacterized protein LOC135597831 gives MASSTFSRWLRPDVYPLFAAVGVAVGIRGVQLVRNISTNPQVRVNKQNRAAGVLENFGEGEKYAEHSLQKFVRNKAPEIMPAVNKFFSDPK, from the exons ATGGCTTCTTCCACGTTCAGCAGATGGTTGAGGCCAGAT GTGTACCCACTCTTTGCGGCAGTTGGTGTTGCTGTTGGTATCCGTGGCGTGCAACTGGTGCGAAACATCTCCACCAACCCCCAAGTTAG GGTTAACAAACAAAACAGAGCTGCAGGTGTGCTCGAGAATTTTGGTGAGGGGGAGAAGTATGCAGAACATAGCCTGCAAAAATTTGTCAGGAACAAAGCCCCTGAAATCATGCCTGCTGTGAACAAGTTCTTTTCAGATCCAAAATGA
- the LOC135597830 gene encoding lysine histidine transporter 1-like, with translation MGTQAPSPPEAYHSSSNKTEKEKSIDDWLPITSSRNAKWWYSAFHNVTAMVGAGVLSLPYAMSELGWGPGIAVLILSWIITLYTLWQMVEMHEMVPGKRFDRYHELGQHAFGDKLGLWIVVPQQLVVEVGVNIVYMVTGGKSLKKFHDVVCPDCKSIKLTYFIMIFASVHLVLSQLPNFNSISGVSLAAAVMSLSYSTIAWGASVDKGKQAKVEYGYKARSTAGTVLNFFSALGDVAFAYAGHNVVLEIQATIPSTPEKPSKKPMWKGVIVAYIVVALCYIPVALVGYWAFGNGVDDNILITLEKPRWLIAVANMMVVVHVIGSYQIYAMPVFDMIETVLVKKLDFPPGLTLRLIARTVYVAFTMFVAITFPFFGGLLGFFGGFAFAPTTYFLPCIMWLAIYKPRRFSLSWTTNWICILLGVMLMILSSIGGLRQIVLQAKTYRFYS, from the exons ATGGGAACACAAGCTCCTTCACCCCCCGAGGCCTaccacagcagcagcaacaag ACTGAGAAGGAGAAATCGATCGATGACTGGCTCCCCATCACGTCGTCTAGgaatgccaagtggtggtactcagccttccacaatgtcacggccatgGTTGGAGCTGGCGTCCTTAGCTTACCCTACGCCATGTCTGAACTTGGATG GGGTCCCGGCATCGCGGTGCTGATCCTGTCGTGGATCATCACTCTGTACACCCTCTGGCAAATGGTGGAGATGCACGAAATGGTTCCCGGCAAGCGCTTCGATCGGTACCACGAGCTCGGGCAGCACGCCTTCGGCGACAAGCTCGGCCTCTGGATCGTAGTGCCCCAGCAGCTGGTCGTCGAGGTCGGGGTCAACATCGTCTACATGGTGACCGGCGGCAAGTCCCTCAAGAAGTTCCACGACGTCGTCTGCCCCGACTGCAAATCCATCAAGCTCACCTACTTCATCATGATCTTCGCCTCCGTCCACTTGGTCCTCTCTCAGCTCCCCAACTTCAATTCCATCTCAGGAGTCTCCCTGGCCGCAGCCGTCATGTCCCTCAG CTACTCCACCATTGCCTGGGGAGCCTCGGTGGACAAGGGGAAGCAGGCGAAAGTGGAGTACGGCTACAAAGCTCGGAGCACGGCGGGAACCGTCCTCAACTTCTTCAGCGCGTTGGGGGACGTGGCCTTCGCGTACGCCGGGCACAACGTGGTGCTGGAGATCCAAGCGACCATCCCGTCGACCCCCGAGAAGCCGTCCAAGAAGCCCATGTGGAAGGGCGTCATCGTCGCGTACATCGTCGTGGCGCTCTGCTACATCCCGGTTGCCCTGGTCGGCTACTGGGCCTTCGGCAATGGCGTCGACGACAACATCCTCATCACCCTGGAGAAGCCGCGGTGGCTGATCGCCGTGGCCAACATGATGGTCGTGGTTCACGTCATCGGGAGCTACCAG ATCTACGCCATGCCGGTCTTCGACATGATAGAAACGGTGCTCGTCAAGAAACTTGATTTCCCACCGGGTCTAACTCTTCGTCTGATTGCACGCACGGTTTACGTCG CATTCACCATGTTCGTCGCCATAACATTCCCCTTCTTCGGAGGACTACTCGGATTCTTCGGAGGTTTCGCTTTCGCCCCAACCACGTACTTC CTTCCTTGCATCATGTGGCTGGCTATCTACAAGCCCAGAAGGTTCAGCTTATCTTGGACGACTAACTGG ATCTGCATCCTACTCGGGGTCATGTTGATGATTTTGTCGTCCATTGGTGGACTAAGGCAGATCGTTCTTCAAGCAAAGACCTACCGGTTCTACTCGTAG